A stretch of the Halorussus salinus genome encodes the following:
- a CDS encoding TetR/AcrR family transcriptional regulator, which produces MPPDGLFDDSADDTRTAIMEATYQALVKHGYADLTIQRIADEFSKSKSLLYHHHDGKDDLLVDFLEFVLDHFEEGITLSEGANPDERLRSLVGSLAAPDDGPSEEFVGVVVELRMQAVHDDDYAAHFTRSNEFFRDHIAGIVADGIEAGLFREVDPDRTASFLLTLANGAMTDCVTTETSDATRDVHEELDAYVDNCLSKAD; this is translated from the coding sequence ATGCCGCCCGACGGTCTCTTCGACGACTCGGCCGACGACACCCGTACGGCCATCATGGAAGCCACGTATCAGGCACTAGTGAAACACGGGTACGCCGACCTAACGATACAGCGCATCGCCGACGAGTTCTCCAAGAGCAAGTCGCTGCTCTATCACCACCACGACGGGAAAGACGACCTGCTTGTCGATTTCCTCGAATTCGTCCTCGACCACTTCGAGGAGGGAATCACGTTGAGCGAGGGGGCGAACCCCGACGAGCGACTCCGGTCGCTCGTCGGGTCGCTGGCCGCCCCGGACGACGGACCGAGCGAGGAGTTCGTCGGCGTCGTCGTGGAACTGCGCATGCAGGCGGTCCACGACGACGACTACGCGGCCCACTTCACCCGGAGCAACGAGTTCTTCCGCGACCACATCGCGGGCATCGTGGCCGACGGTATCGAGGCCGGACTCTTCCGGGAGGTGGACCCGGACCGGACCGCGTCGTTCCTGCTGACGCTCGCCAACGGCGCGATGACCGACTGCGTGACGACCGAGACTTCGGACGCGACGCGAGATGTCCACGAGGAGTTGGACGCCTACGTCGATAACTGCCTCTCGAAGGCGGACTGA